GTTTTAGCCAGCTATCCTGGGTTTCAACATAAGGAGATCTGGACAAATCCCGATCAACCCAACGAACTTGTGATTGTCATCCATTGGGCAAGTTTTGAGCAGTGGCAAGCCATTCCTCAAAGCGTTCTAGATAACACCACGCAACGATTTCACGAGGCGATGGGGGCAGAATATCCTCCAGAATCAACGGGATTTCGTCTGGCATGGAGTTCTGAGCAGGGCTGAAGCGTGATTCACGTCAATTCGGTTTCCAGATCGGGCGGTTTTAATCACCACAATTCGGCGTTGCTGAGTGCAGGTCTGATTCTTGAAAACGCACTACGACTGTAGGGGGTTTCGCGAAACGCCCCTACGAAATTCATACATTAGATCAGCAACACCCAAAATTCTGATTTCGAACTCACGTTATTTAAGTCTCATTCCGCATTGGCAACACGGTTGCAAAATCGCCTCATCAGTAAAGCCTCATTGGTAAAGTCGTGTCAAAAATTGAGGCAAAACAGATCACTTTAAAGTAAGACGCAGTTCGATTTATAGCCGTAGTCACCTCAGTTAAAACAAAGCACTCAACAGGACAGACGTGATTTATCGCGTCTGTCTCGGCAGGACTCAAATTCAATGTCCTAATGATGGTGGCGATCGCGATACATCGTCTGCTCAATACGCTTCAAAACATATTTGCAGCCTCCCCCATTAAACCGTCGGGACAAACTACGGAACGTTTAAGGCTGATTTGAAATCCTTACCGGGAAGCCTTCGTAGAACTCAGGGAAGTTAAATCTTTTTCTTAATCAAAACTCATATAACCATTCTGCAAGAACGGCACAATCTGAGTTCAAGGGCAGATCATGGTTGTGTTGACAGACGGCAGGGAGATGCTCACCCTCCTGACCGATGAGTTATCAGCCAAAATCAGCGATATCCCTAAATAATTAGTTCTGTTGAGTGAACCAGAAACACGATGTCTTCAGGAAACTTCCCATAGACTAATACTAATTCAAGAAAAATCAACTACAAATTTTTGTGTGGGCTTGGCACATCAGGCTCCAAGAAATGATGAGTTGCAAGAATTTTTACAACGAAGCCAAGGTAGTGTATGACTTCTCCAATTGTGACGTCTCAACTTCAAGCGAAACTTTCTCTCCTGGAAAAATATCAATCCGTT
Above is a genomic segment from Oscillatoria sp. FACHB-1407 containing:
- a CDS encoding TIGR03792 family protein codes for the protein MAVLGVPAIAPIGKQLSIATAQPPSHTEPIAIEWLKFQVPSDQHAQFIEQDAAIWTPVLASYPGFQHKEIWTNPDQPNELVIVIHWASFEQWQAIPQSVLDNTTQRFHEAMGAEYPPESTGFRLAWSSEQG